Proteins co-encoded in one Amaranthus tricolor cultivar Red isolate AtriRed21 chromosome 7, ASM2621246v1, whole genome shotgun sequence genomic window:
- the LOC130817770 gene encoding single-stranded DNA-binding protein, mitochondrial: protein MSSFAAKLASHLTSSARSSSSLVSGVQRSSKLWYSTASVDGDNGGDINSEANFFNDGFDLEKREMVPQGVDPKRGWNFRGVHKAIICGKVRQIPVQKLLRNGRTLTIFNVGTGGMWDQRVLGATDLPRPAQWHRIVVHNEALGKYAVQQLIKNSSVYVEGDIETRVYNRNITGEVVRLPEICVRYDGKVRLIKPGESTANFPFEELREGLQ from the exons ATGTCTTCCTTTGCTGCTAAATTGGCTAGCCATTTAACATCCTCTGCTAGATCATCTTCATCTCTCG TGTCTGGAGTTCAAAGGAGCTCTAAACTATGGTACTCAACCGCGTCAGTTGATGGGGATAATGGTGGAGATATTAACAGTGAAGCAAATTTTTTCAATGATGGTTTTGATCTGGAAAAACGAGAAATGGTTCCGCAAGGAGTGGATCCTAAAAGGGGTTGGAATTTCAGAGGTGTCCATAAG GCAATCATTTGTGGCAAAGTTAGACAAATCCCTGTGCAGAAACTCTTAAGAAATGGAAGAACTTTAACAATCTTTAACGTTGGAACGGGAGGTATGTGGGACCAGAGAGTATTGGGTGCAACCGACTTGCCAAGGCCAGCCCAATGGCATCGTATTGTTGTTCATAATGAAGCACTTGGAAAATATGCTGTCCAGCAGCTTATCAAAAA CTCTTCAGTTTATGTTGAGGGTGACATTGAAACTCGAGTCTACAATAGAAACATAACAGGTGAAGTTGTAAGATTGCCGGAAATTTGTGTTCGCTATGATG GTAAAGTCCGGCTTATTAAACCTGGAGAAAGTACCGCTAATTTTCCCTTCGAAGAACTGC GAGAAGGTTTGCAGTGA